A region from the Lolium perenne isolate Kyuss_39 chromosome 4, Kyuss_2.0, whole genome shotgun sequence genome encodes:
- the LOC127332452 gene encoding uncharacterized protein has translation MAFKTLQVPSSLARPNTYSFSSSQAFYQPKPASRPQARVPAENHLKRPSVLKCRANLHRCVDEVVQPQLDHHATEIPIVHYPSVVFPGETLQLQTFEFRYRIMMHTLLQESLTFGIIYSGRKGSRMDDIGCMVHVVECEKLVDDRFFLTCVGGDRFRVLEVVRTKPYVIARIQVFTDRCSPNPGHQVDLGYLMQQVERHIKNVTMLSEKLNWKPRGDYQAGKVSSMHSPESFSFTVARLFVEDRSEQQWLLRLDDTAQRLVREGRYLEQRSKYLAAIAAIRDAFRHLSCNEK, from the coding sequence ATGGCCTTCAAGACTCTGCAAGTTCCATCTAGTTTAGCAAGGCCAAACACCTATAGTTTCAGTTCCTCCCAGGCTTTTTATCAGCCAAAACCTGCATCAAGACCACAAGCAAGAGTCCCGGCGGAGAATCACCTCAAGAGACCATCAGTCCTGAAATGCAGAGCCAATCTGCATCGCTGCGTAGATGAGGTTGTCCAACCCCAGCTGGATCATCATGCTACCGAAATCCCCATAGTTCATTATCCATCTGTTGTTTTCCCTGGCGAGACCCTGCAGCTGCAGACGTTTGAGTTCAGATACCgcatcatgatgcacacactactcCAGGAAAGCCTCACCTTCGGTATCATCTACTCCGGCAGGAAAGGCAGTAGGATGGACGATATTGGATGCATGGTCCATGTCGTTGAGTGCGAGAAGCTCGTGGACGACCGGTTCTTCCTGACTTGTGTAGGTGGCGACCGCTTCCGAGTGTTGGAAGTTGTCAGAACAAAGCCCTACGTGATCGCAAGGATCCAGGTATTCACCGACAGATGCTCACCCAATCCAGGGCATCAGGTTGACCTGGGATACCTGATGCAGCAAGTGGAAAGGCACATTAAGAATGTGACAATGCTCTCTGAAAAACTCAACTGGAAACCAAGGGGAGATTATCAGGCTGGGAAGGTCAGCAGCATGCATAGCCCCGAGTCTTTCTCCTTCACCGTCGCCCGATTGTTCGTCGAAGATCGTTCGGAGCAGCAATGGTTGCTGCGGTTGGACGACACAGCGCAGCGATTGGTGCGAGAAGGGCGGTACCTGGAGCAAAGGAGCAAGTACCTGGCGGCCATAGCAGCGATAAGGGACGCCTTTCGGCACCTGTCCTGCAACGAGAAGTAG